The genomic stretch TTTTAATGGCGTCCTATCGCTGAATTGTacccactcctaaactcacatgctgcgctgtcattggccgGAGAAAACAAACCCACTCCCCACCCAGAAACGTGTCGAGTCAACCAAAAAAAGTGATGATTGAGCGGCTTTACTTTTGtttaagtctgtattttatatttAGGTAAAAGCtcctgactccacctttaaataTTCGGATCATTTGTTCATCAATCTATTCTTCTTACTCTCTGTTATTACTTCCTGTGAAGGATTGGCTCTGATGTATATTAACGTTTCTCTTTCCTCCCGATGTGGCCTCCAGGAGTTCAACACATCTGGCTCCAGCAACACAGACACGGGGAAGGCGGCGGGGAGTCTGGAGACCAAATACAAGATGAAGGAGCTCGGCCTGACCGTCAACCAGAAGTGGAACACGGACAACACGCTGGCTACCGAGGTCACCGTGGAGGACCAGGTACCGACACACCCGTCTGACTGATAACATGACATTGTTTAAGTCTCACACAGGTGTGTGTTGACTCAAAGTGTTTCTTTCCCCACAGCTGACTCAAGGACTGAAGGTCGCCTTGGATACGTCTTTTGTACCGAACACGGGGTGAGAAAACATTTATTCTAAGGGTTTGTGATACGGTGCATTGTGGGACGTCATGAAACATGATGTAATCATTAACTGTGGGTCAGACCTGATATCATGGAGTCAGAGCACACAGTGTAACACCTCTCAGATTTAGTCTTTTGGTTAATAATTagctgctgttttcacacattcttCTCTCAGACCTTCACTGGAAGTTCCATCCATCAACGATTTACTctcctctttatttattttgtcttttaagtaGCTTAAGAAATGCAGagtgaatgtttaaaaaaaaaagacagtttccCAAAACAGAAGGAAGTTATGCTTTTGTTGGGGACTATTTTCAATGGCGGATGAATCCATATTTGGCAAGGTTCTTAAGGATCATTGTTTGTTGTAGTTTCTAGGCATGTAAAAGTGAATCAGAACTACAATTTCTTAACATGAACTGTTGGAAACTGTCCAGTGCTAGAATTTCcagccttctttttttgtccGTTGCATCAGAGCTTTCAAATGTTCACACGAGAACTGAGGAGCTTGAAGTTAAAAGCAAGAAAacttaaagatcccatattctgccctttttggggttcatatatttaatctatgttcctacttttgtacgttcacaatagctaaagttataaaaaagtgtctgttttcatgaactgctcctccttgctccctctacgctctgagtccatcagctacactctgttgaacCCACACTGTTAGCCCCCcagtgggccaagtctgctctgattggtcggcctgttggctctgtcgttattggtcagttgctcagcacggttctcggaaatgtcccgcctctttttaccatattgggaatgcagccactggctccgtccgaggggagcataaacattagcaccttagcactactgtgctaccgcaggctacggcatgtcgtgggcgtgctacagaagttaacgggcgtgcaacatgagctgcagggcttgccacaacgagccaatgggcttacatcagtgatctcacactgacaatgacgtcgcactgacacatttttatcgaggggggctagaaccgagcgttacatgcagctaatgctacagctaacaggaggaggtaggagaagggaatttttgcacatagatgtgactaaacatgcacaggacacttggaaaacacactacagagcatataaaaccagaaaaagaagaatatgggacctttaatgcaAACTCTTACACACAGCTGCCTCTGCGTCTTTAAGTCTGTAAACTTGAAATCCTTGTTGTTCCATGGACTCGGTGAATCTGGCTTTAAGACACGATGCACgttaggggtgcagaaatgcaaaattttctCTAATCGATGACTCTTCCCgttgttaaagcgagtactcaagtaatcgttttgtagttctttttttttctgtgattcttttcccccacgggaggccccgcccccaactatgacgcgatgccgactgtatctattgatCAATTTGAATCTtcaggattttaataattgttagtaagatgcctttgtattaacattcaaatatgacatttcttacttcaacagacaacaaacctcaaataaaacttcacacaGACGTGTTATGAgcgttttaacactttattataattagGGTAGTGTGGTGAGCAGACGTGCAGACATCAGTGTGCACTCATcgcacgttgaagctgttttgacagaaacattgtgttaacaaagactacagtctgcagtgtagagcacactttactctggttaatgaagttacaatagaacaggtgaactgtttcatctttctctgtgcgtaatgacacactcgctcaatctcACTCGTCCGTCCgctatgagctatttctccctATGAGGTCGTtctgttttgtagttattaaaagaataatcatctaaaattccaaaatataagaaaaacattgtgttatgctgctctgtcctggataATCAAACGTCATTGGTTTGGCGAGGgtaaagcggtaatcgcaaagtgaaagtccttctctttctgtggactaaaaagacaatttgaactgaactctcatagatcatattgcatattttgtttgtttgggactttttgttcattgtgaattcattGGGGGGGgtaattaaagggatatttttgttagggtagcagcttacggatcaacaacggacgtgtttcagcacagagccttttttctgttttgaattaggcctatcctagaacccacaatgcaacaagaaacatttccaaaaatgtggactacaaaacaATTATCGATTACAACGGGTACCCGAGTACTCGTTTGCGCCCCTAATGCACGTGTTAAACTCTGgatttaaaaacttaaagatcAGACATCGTTTGAATCAGATGCATTTTGAAAccatttattaaacaaaaactaagaaataataatttctttgttttcttcagtaAGAAGAGCGGGAAGCTGAAGTCGGCCTACAAGCGGGACTTTGTGAACCTGGGCTGCGACGTGGACTTCGAGGGTCCCATCATCCACGCCGCCGCCGTGCTGGGCTACGAGGGCTGGCTGGCCGGATACCAGATGGCCTTCGACACGGCCAAGTCCAAACTGGCCCAGAACAACTTCGCCCTGGGATACCGGGCCGGAGACTTCCAGCTGCACACCAACGTGTGAGTACTGATACTGCAGCGTAAATAAAGTGTGAACCTGAAGACTCCACTGACTCGTCATGGACCGTAGAGCTCTGCGTACATTCACTAAAGGAAGATTGAAAAGGAAACACTGTCGGGCTGATCAGCCAGATATCAGTTCATATTTTACAGACTGTGCAGGATTtatatcccctgctttgtgctTCAGTGTTGACCAGAGAAGGAGACTTTTCTCAAGATTTTGACTCTTAGttaacgtctctctctctctctctctctctctctctctgtctctctctctctgtccctctctctctctctctctctctctctctctctgtctttctctctctgtctttctctctctctctctctctgtctttctctctctctctctctctctctctctctctctctctctgtctttctctctctctctctctctctctctctctctctctgtctttctctctctctctctgtctttctctctctctctctgtctttctctctctctctctctctctctctctctctgtctttctctctctctcctctctctgtctttctctctctctctctgtctttctctctctctctctctctctctctctctctctctctgtctttctctctctctctctctctctctctctctctctctgtctttctctctctctctctctctctctcgtctctctctctctctctctctctctctgtctcgtctcgtctctctctctctctgtgtgtctctctcgctcctctctctctctctctctctctctctctctctctgtctcgtctctctctgtctgtgtgtctctctctctctctatctctgtctcgtctctctgtctcgtctctctctctctctctctctctctgtctcgtctctctgtctcgtctctctgtctcgtctctctctctgtctctctctctctctctctctctctctctctctctctctgtctttctctctctctctctctctatctctgtctcgtctctctgtctctctctctctctctctctctctgtcctttctctctctcactcctctctctgtctctctctctctctctctctctctctctctctctctctctctctctctctctctctctcagtaacGACGGGACCGAGTTCGGCGGCTCCATCTATCAGAAGGTGAACGATGAGCTGGAGACGGCGGTCACTCTGGCCTGGACCGCCGGCAGCAACAACACTCGCTTCGGCATCGCCGCCAAATACAAGCTGGACAAAGACGCCTCTCTGTCTGTGAGTGCTCCGACTAATAGCTAAGATGactcaaatgaaaaatgatgaCAAAAATAATTTGCAGTTTCACTcgatgtctgtctgtgtttcacCCCCGCAGGCCAAAGTGAACAATGCCAGTCTGATCGGAGTAGGATACACTCAGAGTCTTCGACCAGGTACGCTCCATGACTCTCATACACaacaaaatactaaaatactGTGCTGACGAGGGAATCTGTCTCTCTGAGTCTCCTCTAGACTCACATAGAGGCGTCCAGAAAActtaatgaagcagtttcattacattCACGGATATTTCCGTCATCACCCCTTTCCGCTCGCGCTGCTGCAAGTTTAAGCTAATAT from Labrus bergylta chromosome 17, fLabBer1.1, whole genome shotgun sequence encodes the following:
- the zgc:56235 gene encoding voltage-dependent anion-selective channel protein 2-like — its product is MAVPPSYSDLGKSAKDIFSKGYGFGVVKLDLKTKSQSGVEFNTSGSSNTDTGKAAGSLETKYKMKELGLTVNQKWNTDNTLATEVTVEDQLTQGLKVALDTSFVPNTGKKSGKLKSAYKRDFVNLGCDVDFEGPIIHAAAVLGYEGWLAGYQMAFDTAKSKLAQNNFALGYRAGDFQLHTNVNDGTEFGGSIYQKVNDELETAVTLAWTAGSNNTRFGIAAKYKLDKDASLSAKVNNASLIGVGYTQSLRPGVKVTLSALIDGKNFNAGGHKVGMGFELEA